A stretch of the Rhizobium sp. CCGE531 genome encodes the following:
- a CDS encoding sugar phosphate isomerase/epimerase translates to MKIGFYTSTFNDRPFEEVVDFAASAGFDAIEIDVRGHIKTPDKVQAAVALARSHNLFVSSIAYFGNQLDADRAKRSELRAITEEFAQAIGEAGVPVFVIFPGRDDSADDEANYDDFTDFANRLIAKTTSSGLVFAIENWPGPKDNFIGTTPKGWQELFKRIPDRRFGLEFDPSHLIRIGVDPYTAMDAVKDRIAILHAKDTAIDAAAQQAVGYHGKGWWQYKLPGHGLLDWPRFLRQARANGFDGTLSIEHEDAAYGWPGKDLAQRKEGERLGLAYLRKVLDGL, encoded by the coding sequence GCTTCCGCCGGTTTCGATGCGATCGAGATCGATGTCCGCGGCCACATCAAGACCCCCGATAAGGTGCAGGCGGCCGTTGCGCTTGCGCGCAGTCACAATCTCTTCGTTTCCTCGATTGCCTATTTCGGCAATCAGCTCGATGCCGATCGCGCCAAGCGCAGCGAACTCAGGGCTATCACCGAGGAGTTTGCGCAGGCGATCGGCGAAGCCGGCGTGCCTGTTTTCGTGATTTTTCCCGGCCGCGATGACAGCGCGGACGACGAGGCCAACTACGATGATTTCACCGACTTCGCCAACCGGCTGATTGCCAAGACGACGTCGAGCGGGCTCGTCTTCGCGATCGAGAACTGGCCCGGCCCCAAGGATAATTTCATCGGGACCACGCCGAAGGGCTGGCAGGAGCTTTTCAAGCGGATCCCGGATCGGCGTTTCGGTCTCGAATTCGATCCCTCCCACCTTATCCGCATTGGCGTCGATCCTTATACCGCGATGGACGCGGTCAAGGATCGCATCGCCATCCTTCATGCCAAGGATACGGCGATCGACGCCGCCGCGCAGCAGGCCGTCGGCTATCACGGCAAGGGCTGGTGGCAGTACAAGCTTCCGGGTCATGGTCTTCTCGATTGGCCCCGCTTCCTGCGCCAGGCCCGCGCCAACGGCTTTGACGGCACGCTCTCGATCGAGCACGAGGACGCTGCCTACGGATGGCCGGGCAAGGATCTTGCTCAAAGGAAAGAAGGCGAGCGCCTCGGCCTTGCCTATCTCCGAAAGGTCTTGGACGGGCTTTGA
- the ugpC gene encoding sn-glycerol-3-phosphate ABC transporter ATP-binding protein UgpC codes for MAHVRVNNARKDYGAFKAIKGVSVDIRDGEFVVLVGPSGCGKSTLLRMIAGLEGITSGDIQIGKHIVNDLAPKDRDIAMVFQNYALYPHMTVAKNMGFSLRLKRMPKAEIDQRVGNAAKILGLENLLERYPKQLSGGQRQRVAMGRAIVRDPAVFLFDEPLSNLDAKLRVQMRSEIKEMHQRLQTTTIYVTHDQIEAMTMADKIVVMKDGLIEQSGSPLELYDRPNNLFVAGFIGSPSMNFIRGGMTGEGFRMADGLLLPSERRPSGAVTYGLRPEDIRLDPDGIEVETVVVEPTGSETMVIARLGTQTITCVFRERIRAAPGDVLRIAPVHDAVHLFDEAGQRITAEKTS; via the coding sequence ATGGCACATGTCAGAGTGAACAATGCACGCAAGGACTACGGCGCGTTCAAAGCCATCAAGGGCGTGTCGGTCGATATCCGCGACGGCGAATTCGTCGTGCTTGTCGGTCCCTCCGGCTGCGGGAAATCAACCCTGCTCAGAATGATCGCCGGCCTGGAAGGCATCACGTCAGGCGATATCCAGATCGGCAAGCATATCGTCAACGATCTCGCGCCGAAGGATCGCGACATCGCGATGGTGTTCCAGAACTACGCCCTCTACCCGCATATGACGGTCGCGAAGAACATGGGTTTCTCCCTGCGGCTGAAGCGGATGCCAAAGGCGGAAATCGACCAGCGGGTCGGCAATGCCGCAAAGATCCTCGGGCTTGAAAATCTTCTCGAGCGGTATCCGAAACAGCTTTCCGGCGGCCAGAGGCAGCGCGTTGCGATGGGCCGGGCGATCGTTCGCGATCCGGCCGTCTTCCTCTTCGACGAACCTTTGTCCAACCTCGATGCCAAGCTCCGCGTCCAGATGCGATCCGAAATCAAGGAGATGCACCAGCGGCTGCAAACCACCACCATCTACGTCACCCACGACCAGATCGAAGCGATGACGATGGCCGACAAGATCGTCGTCATGAAGGATGGCCTGATCGAGCAGTCGGGATCGCCGCTCGAGCTCTATGACCGGCCGAACAACCTCTTCGTCGCGGGCTTCATCGGCTCTCCCTCCATGAATTTCATCAGGGGCGGCATGACGGGCGAAGGCTTCCGCATGGCGGACGGGCTTCTCCTGCCGAGCGAGCGGCGCCCATCCGGCGCCGTCACCTACGGCCTTCGCCCGGAAGATATCAGGCTTGATCCCGATGGCATCGAGGTAGAGACCGTCGTCGTCGAACCGACGGGATCCGAGACCATGGTCATTGCGCGCCTGGGCACGCAAACGATCACCTGCGTTTTCCGCGAGCGGATCAGGGCCGCCCCCGGCGACGTGCTGCGGATTGCGCCGGTCCACGACGCCGTCCATCTGTTTGACGAGGCCGGGCAGCGCATCACCGCCGAAAAGACCAGTTAG
- a CDS encoding invasion associated locus B family protein — MRPSWQSAMCCIAFLLLQAIAPSAFAGDNAATPQSDPPKAAEPDKSNPGPITSAPSTGSSAAPSAGPQVTEQKFDAWTLQCSTDKAMKPPCQIMYRLTSPDQKQVFLVISMARSAENKVGMQMALPLGFSIQAGVKIGFGGKYSTMAKVSRCTNQGCLVEGLCPPGMLDALLKEKSGKVSIRMMQGNMAELPISLGGFSAAYRAMQANNG; from the coding sequence ATGCGTCCATCCTGGCAGTCAGCTATGTGCTGTATCGCATTTTTGCTTTTACAGGCCATCGCGCCTTCGGCATTCGCCGGCGACAATGCGGCGACGCCGCAATCCGATCCCCCCAAAGCGGCCGAACCTGACAAGAGCAATCCAGGCCCCATTACCTCGGCGCCATCGACAGGCTCATCGGCGGCCCCGTCGGCCGGTCCGCAGGTCACGGAACAGAAGTTTGATGCGTGGACGCTGCAATGCAGCACCGATAAAGCAATGAAACCTCCCTGCCAAATCATGTACCGGTTGACGTCGCCGGATCAAAAGCAGGTGTTTTTGGTGATCAGCATGGCGCGCTCCGCCGAAAACAAGGTCGGCATGCAGATGGCGCTTCCGCTCGGCTTCTCCATCCAGGCCGGCGTCAAGATCGGCTTCGGCGGCAAATATTCGACGATGGCAAAGGTGTCGCGCTGCACCAACCAGGGCTGCCTCGTGGAAGGCCTGTGTCCGCCCGGAATGCTCGATGCTCTGCTGAAGGAAAAGTCGGGAAAGGTTTCAATCCGGATGATGCAGGGAAATATGGCGGAGCTTCCCATATCCCTTGGCGGCTTCAGCGCGGCGTACCGGGCAATGCAAGCCAATAACGGGTGA